A genome region from Chryseobacterium sp. G0186 includes the following:
- a CDS encoding helix-turn-helix domain-containing protein, translating to MIVDHKPKFEGLCIEHYKANTVSKFCKRAPKLNKLLLCFVSKGELNLKINTLPFHIKENSIIMLLPDTDLTDLSCSDDLELSVFYISLDFISTYSFLTVLLASDEIKFNPAILVKDTAKDLIWSTVKLIQDYHSKTKEESTVETVQYLLYALLEQVSKLYLPVIKNNSLLQTRSQDIIDHFFELLNKHGHLERSVLFYSDQLHLSPQYLSSLIKKETGKPIKQWISYRVIKHAKELLKTTSLSIKEISNQLQFVDSSLFCRYFRRCTGITANTYRENYRIKNK from the coding sequence ATGATAGTAGATCACAAACCCAAATTTGAAGGATTATGTATTGAACATTACAAGGCAAATACAGTCTCTAAATTCTGTAAAAGAGCCCCTAAACTCAATAAACTGTTGCTTTGCTTTGTATCAAAAGGTGAACTAAACCTTAAAATTAATACCCTTCCCTTTCATATAAAGGAAAATTCCATCATAATGCTTTTACCGGATACAGATCTCACAGACCTCTCCTGTAGTGATGATCTTGAATTATCCGTATTTTATATTTCCCTGGATTTTATCAGTACGTATAGCTTTCTGACGGTTCTCTTAGCCAGTGACGAGATCAAGTTTAATCCGGCCATACTGGTAAAAGATACCGCAAAAGACCTGATCTGGTCTACCGTCAAGTTAATACAGGACTATCATTCCAAAACAAAGGAAGAAAGCACTGTAGAAACTGTACAATATCTGCTTTATGCTCTTCTGGAACAGGTTTCAAAACTTTATCTGCCTGTCATCAAGAATAACAGCCTTTTGCAAACCCGAAGCCAGGACATTATAGACCATTTTTTTGAATTGCTGAATAAACATGGACATCTGGAGAGAAGTGTATTATTCTATTCTGACCAATTACATCTTTCGCCACAGTACTTAAGTAGTTTGATAAAAAAAGAAACAGGAAAGCCGATCAAGCAATGGATAAGCTATAGGGTAATAAAACATGCCAAGGAACTTTTGAAAACCACCTCGCTTTCCATTAAAGAGATCAGTAATCAGCTTCAGTTTGTAGATTCTTCCCTTTTCTGCAGATATTTTAGGCGTTGCACCGGAATCACGGCTAATACCTACAGGGAAAATTACAGAATTAAGAATAAGTAA
- a CDS encoding MFS transporter, whose protein sequence is MQDRKTAVTKMPKACFLLFFAHGLVFSSWASRIPIIKDALSINEAELGTLLLLMPIGQLSTMVLAGKLISKYGSSQIIKSCFLLYPAFLLLIGLSPSYWVLAAVLFFFGVTGNMCNIAINTQAIEIETITKKTLLSSYHGAWCFAGLVGAILGLLMINLNVGTFYHFVFTFVLVMSLWLYSKGHLTNIIHKAEPQTQSIFKFVNPTLVGLGIIGFLSMAIEGAMFDWSGVYFQTIVKAPEKLVILGYTSFILMMTLGRFIGNRVIEKYGKKIVLQCCGILMSSGLFLSVFFPELWICIIAFMIIGLGSSLSVPSVYSTVGKVSKVAPSIALSFVSSISFLGFLMGPPLIGFIAEWFDLRYSYGLFACFGILLAIMAGQMKVFRSK, encoded by the coding sequence ATGCAAGATAGAAAAACTGCAGTTACGAAGATGCCTAAAGCCTGTTTTTTACTTTTTTTTGCCCATGGACTTGTTTTTTCTTCTTGGGCCAGCCGGATTCCCATTATTAAAGATGCGCTTTCGATAAATGAAGCGGAGCTGGGTACCCTTTTGCTTTTAATGCCGATAGGGCAGCTTTCTACCATGGTTTTAGCAGGGAAACTGATCAGTAAATATGGAAGCAGTCAGATTATTAAAAGCTGTTTTTTATTATATCCTGCTTTTCTTTTACTGATTGGTCTTTCTCCGTCTTATTGGGTGTTGGCGGCTGTTCTATTCTTTTTTGGAGTTACAGGTAATATGTGCAATATAGCGATCAATACTCAGGCGATAGAAATAGAAACGATCACAAAAAAGACATTACTGTCATCCTATCATGGAGCCTGGTGTTTTGCAGGGTTAGTAGGAGCCATTCTTGGCTTGTTGATGATCAATCTGAATGTGGGAACATTTTATCATTTTGTATTTACTTTTGTTCTTGTTATGTCTCTTTGGTTATACAGTAAAGGGCATTTAACCAATATCATTCATAAAGCAGAACCACAAACGCAGTCAATTTTTAAATTTGTTAATCCCACATTGGTCGGATTGGGTATCATAGGTTTTTTGAGCATGGCTATTGAAGGAGCGATGTTCGACTGGAGTGGTGTTTACTTTCAAACCATTGTAAAAGCCCCTGAAAAACTTGTTATCCTTGGATATACCAGTTTTATTTTAATGATGACCCTAGGACGATTTATTGGAAACCGTGTGATTGAAAAATATGGAAAGAAAATTGTCTTACAATGCTGTGGTATTTTGATGAGCAGCGGACTTTTCCTAAGTGTTTTCTTTCCGGAATTATGGATCTGCATCATTGCATTTATGATCATTGGTCTGGGCAGTTCCCTTAGCGTACCTTCTGTTTACAGTACGGTAGGAAAGGTAAGTAAAGTAGCTCCCAGTATTGCTTTGTCTTTTGTATCCAGTATTTCATTTTTAGGGTTTTTGATGGGGCCTCCTTTGATCGGATTTATTGCTGAATGGTTTGATCTAAGGTATTCTTACGGTCTTTTTGCCTGCTTTGGAATACTATTGGCCATTATGGCCGGGCAAATGAAAGTGTTTAGGAGTAAATAA
- a CDS encoding MFS transporter produces MNISPKRWQALNFLIAGAFLSPLDYFIVNMALPSIKNAFKASDHQLQMVIAIYGLTYAALVVCGGILGDLYGRKSIFTLGLYTFLFSSLACAFSPTITWLIIARLFQGVGASLLAPQVLASIKVLFNTKEQPKAVSLFSSVFGLASVIGQLLGGLLLSMHWGSVSWEMVFLVNIPITVICIIGIHFTMDHHHREANSGIDFTGSLLMILALLMLICPLIFGQKYHWAWWIFGILVTGISLLVVFFKYEMYLLKKNRPVLIDPTLLEHKPFALSLLIIFFYNFTAGLFICYPYYLQQFLHQDSMQTGIAIVPYGIAFFLGPFIASKIQSVPHKVIYIGLGLLITGFIFSALAFYVQQKPSLITNITLFMAGLGHGIIMPMMMRTAISFASKDKAGQASGLISIGIQIGSVTGGAIIGTLFFNMIETLGFPTSFALAIAMIGGFQLMGIWGNIRLKKYIQQL; encoded by the coding sequence ATGAATATCTCCCCCAAACGGTGGCAGGCTCTTAATTTCCTGATAGCAGGAGCTTTTCTTTCTCCACTGGACTACTTTATTGTCAATATGGCATTACCCTCTATTAAAAATGCTTTCAAAGCCAGTGATCATCAGCTCCAAATGGTTATTGCCATCTATGGACTTACCTATGCGGCTCTTGTGGTATGTGGCGGAATACTTGGGGATCTTTATGGACGTAAAAGCATCTTCACATTAGGGTTATATACTTTTTTATTTTCGTCTCTGGCCTGTGCCTTTTCTCCTACTATAACATGGCTTATTATTGCCAGATTATTTCAGGGGGTGGGTGCTTCGTTGCTTGCTCCTCAGGTTTTGGCTTCTATAAAGGTTTTATTTAACACCAAGGAGCAACCTAAAGCGGTAAGTCTTTTCAGTTCTGTATTTGGCCTGGCATCTGTAATCGGACAACTGCTAGGCGGTTTACTGCTGAGCATGCATTGGGGAAGTGTTTCCTGGGAAATGGTATTTCTTGTAAATATACCCATTACCGTTATCTGTATTATAGGAATTCATTTTACAATGGATCATCATCACCGGGAAGCCAATTCCGGAATTGACTTTACAGGTTCATTATTAATGATCCTTGCTCTATTGATGCTCATCTGTCCTCTTATTTTCGGACAGAAATACCATTGGGCCTGGTGGATATTCGGAATTTTGGTTACAGGCATTTCTTTATTGGTTGTTTTTTTTAAATATGAAATGTATTTGCTGAAAAAAAATCGTCCTGTACTCATAGACCCGACCCTTTTAGAACATAAGCCTTTTGCTTTAAGTCTTTTGATCATCTTTTTTTACAATTTCACAGCTGGTTTATTCATTTGTTATCCTTACTACCTGCAACAGTTTTTGCACCAAGACTCTATGCAGACAGGAATAGCCATTGTTCCTTACGGAATTGCTTTTTTTCTGGGTCCCTTTATTGCCTCTAAAATACAATCAGTCCCTCATAAAGTCATCTACATCGGCCTGGGATTACTCATAACGGGCTTTATCTTTAGTGCATTGGCTTTTTATGTTCAGCAGAAGCCATCATTAATCACCAATATCACTCTTTTTATGGCAGGATTAGGACACGGAATTATTATGCCTATGATGATGCGGACAGCTATTTCTTTTGCCTCCAAGGACAAGGCTGGGCAGGCTTCCGGTCTTATCAGCATCGGAATACAGATTGGCAGCGTAACAGGTGGAGCCATTATCGGGACCCTATTTTTTAATATGATAGAAACCCTGGGATTTCCTACCTCTTTTGCGTTAGCCATTGCCATGATTGGAGGCTTTCAGCTTATGGGAATTTGGGGAAATATCCGGTTAAAGAAATACATACAGCAGTTGTAA
- a CDS encoding AraC family transcriptional regulator has protein sequence MKGLNLEGIKVKKIQLKGEEVILKTKSFLSFVYVVKGKGNLLYDERSIDFTEGKLFIIPQQESYHFESENAALITIECPIEFINKIRLEADRIESCENLYKLQYISNNYHARAGCVFRNKSDEGFAETLILQIAEEFNNKAEDYLIIRNCISILLNLIARNIIQSETSDLQENKKAFSIMKIITYIQQHIKDREKTGLQAIAEHFGISGNYFGEYFKQQTGISYQDYVLDYRLKLVETYLKYSSIRLSEIAYDLQFSDESHLSKLFKKYRGITPGAYRKNMKEEK, from the coding sequence ATGAAAGGACTGAATCTTGAGGGCATTAAAGTGAAGAAAATACAACTTAAAGGAGAAGAGGTTATTTTAAAAACAAAATCTTTTCTTTCATTTGTATATGTGGTAAAAGGAAAGGGAAATTTACTGTATGATGAACGTAGTATTGATTTTACAGAGGGCAAGCTTTTTATTATTCCACAACAGGAATCCTATCACTTTGAGAGTGAAAATGCAGCATTGATTACCATAGAATGTCCCATAGAATTTATTAATAAAATCCGGTTGGAGGCAGACCGTATCGAAAGCTGTGAAAACCTTTATAAACTTCAATACATCAGCAATAACTACCATGCACGGGCAGGATGTGTCTTCAGAAATAAAAGTGATGAAGGTTTTGCAGAAACCCTTATTCTGCAGATTGCAGAGGAATTCAATAATAAAGCAGAGGACTATCTTATCATTCGTAACTGTATTTCAATTCTGTTGAACCTTATTGCAAGAAATATTATTCAGAGTGAAACATCAGATCTGCAGGAAAATAAGAAAGCTTTTTCCATTATGAAGATCATCACCTATATTCAGCAGCATATAAAAGATAGGGAGAAAACAGGTCTTCAGGCCATTGCTGAGCACTTTGGAATTTCAGGGAATTATTTTGGAGAGTATTTTAAGCAACAGACAGGAATTTCCTATCAGGATTACGTATTGGATTACCGACTTAAATTGGTGGAAACGTATTTAAAATACAGCAGCATAAGACTGAGTGAAATAGCCTATGATCTTCAATTCAGCGATGAAAGTCATCTTTCCAAGCTATTCAAGAAATACAGAGGCATAACGCCCGGAGCCTACAGAAAAAATATGAAAGAAGAAAAATAA
- a CDS encoding MarR family winged helix-turn-helix transcriptional regulator, with product MDFDFIKDLGYKALDSRLKRISDRMSHDVRKFYKEFGIDVEPNWYLIFMLLQKKNEVSITDIAEPLGYSHPSVVVIVKKMTEKGYLIIKKDEVDKRKQLISLSQKAIEMLPQLEQIWDSCEKAILQLLEDDLSIFSYLDTIDQGLKTDSFHHRFKQEYLKSIDS from the coding sequence ATGGATTTTGACTTTATTAAGGATTTGGGATATAAGGCATTGGACAGCAGGCTGAAAAGAATCAGTGATAGGATGTCTCATGATGTCAGAAAATTCTATAAGGAGTTTGGAATAGATGTAGAGCCCAATTGGTATCTTATTTTTATGTTGCTCCAGAAAAAGAATGAGGTTTCTATTACAGATATTGCCGAACCCTTAGGATATTCTCATCCTTCTGTAGTGGTTATTGTAAAGAAAATGACAGAAAAAGGCTATCTGATCATCAAAAAAGATGAAGTGGATAAACGCAAGCAGTTGATTTCGTTATCTCAAAAGGCTATAGAAATGCTTCCTCAGCTGGAACAAATATGGGATAGCTGTGAAAAAGCTATTTTGCAACTACTGGAAGATGATCTTTCCATTTTTTCTTATCTCGATACCATAGATCAGGGATTGAAAACAGATTCTTTTCACCATCGGTTTAAACAGGAATACTTAAAATCAATAGACTCATGA
- a CDS encoding SMI1/KNR4 family protein, with protein MKLPSHWDSFIKIFQKKFDSEIVYDRVHVFQNEEVINERFTTYEFATYLPGYIPVADDSGGQVAVISNNDEDAKVYFTSYGTLQEKDFKILDRDLLHWMQQKFPFDKRNDKMTEMTAEQQALFEKENDKMRQKVNQFQSLLNFWKQSYPIENLSLPENYPVMENILAFQDGYAFNSVLTKSLIGEKKGDFKESWLVIASNYFADPFFIDFNEAQENFPIYFAFHGAGKWTPIKVADSIDGFQEILNKIFENRFDKNYLDSFLKELTISGNEFWEEVYQNVSDMPDRAEEEQRQKNYESDWREAEVYITDIGPNKMKIVSLLKKIYKLSGAEALQMSKENRILYYKGPRKWIQVSVEELENLGATTEIVMLDLE; from the coding sequence ATGAAACTACCTAGCCACTGGGATAGCTTTATCAAAATATTTCAGAAGAAATTTGATTCTGAAATAGTATATGATAGAGTACATGTTTTTCAAAATGAAGAAGTCATCAATGAGCGTTTTACTACTTACGAGTTTGCAACGTATTTGCCTGGTTATATTCCGGTAGCTGATGACTCTGGTGGTCAGGTAGCTGTAATTTCTAATAATGATGAGGATGCAAAAGTATATTTTACATCGTACGGAACATTGCAGGAAAAAGATTTCAAAATATTGGATCGAGATTTACTGCATTGGATGCAGCAAAAATTTCCTTTTGATAAAAGAAATGATAAAATGACTGAAATGACAGCAGAACAACAAGCTTTATTTGAAAAAGAAAATGATAAGATGCGGCAAAAGGTTAATCAATTTCAATCGCTCCTTAATTTCTGGAAACAATCCTATCCAATTGAAAACCTAAGCCTGCCTGAAAACTATCCGGTAATGGAAAATATTCTGGCTTTTCAAGATGGGTATGCTTTTAATTCTGTCTTAACTAAAAGTTTGATTGGAGAAAAAAAAGGAGATTTTAAGGAAAGCTGGTTAGTTATTGCCAGTAACTATTTTGCAGATCCTTTTTTTATTGATTTTAATGAAGCACAAGAGAATTTTCCTATATATTTTGCCTTTCATGGTGCAGGAAAATGGACCCCTATAAAAGTTGCAGATAGTATTGATGGATTTCAAGAAATACTGAACAAAATTTTCGAAAATAGATTTGATAAAAACTATCTGGATTCATTTCTAAAGGAATTGACGATTTCGGGAAACGAGTTTTGGGAAGAAGTGTATCAAAATGTGTCAGACATGCCAGATAGAGCAGAGGAAGAGCAACGCCAAAAGAATTATGAATCAGACTGGCGTGAGGCAGAAGTTTACATCACGGATATTGGTCCAAATAAAATGAAAATTGTTTCTTTATTAAAGAAAATATATAAATTATCAGGTGCTGAAGCTCTTCAAATGAGTAAAGAAAACCGGATTCTATACTATAAAGGCCCTAGAAAATGGATACAGGTAAGCGTCGAAGAATTAGAAAATTTAGGAGCGACAACGGAAATCGTTATGCTA